CCTTAAATAACGTGGATGCTCTCTGCAAGATGATAAAGGATACCCCTTTAAATGTTGAAACTTGGTTTAAACAAAAAGAAATTCAATCCAATAAAGAGAATTCTGACTTGTTAGAATTAGGCTTTTCTACATTCTTCTTGAATAGGACTAATCGCTCAGGAATCTTGAAAGCAGGAGTCATTGGCGGTTATGACCAAACTGGAAATTATAAGATTGATGCAAGATTCAACAAAGAAGATTTGATAAAAAGGATTCAACGTATAGCAGATTATGCAGATAGAATCCATTTAACAAATGAAGATGCTGTTTCTTTAGTACAACGGTTAAAAAATGAATTACCGTATAATACGTTATTTTATTTAGACCCACCATACTATGTAAAAGGTAAAGGACTTTATCTGAATTACTATAATGATACAGATCATCAAAATATAGCTAACACTATAAGTGAGATTGCAAATTGTAAGTGGATTGTCTCTTATGATAATGTACCATTCATAACCAGCCTATATTCAAAATATAGACAGCAATGTTTTGAATTGAATTATAGTGCGAGTAATTCCGGGAAAGGTAAAGAGATAATGGTATTTTGCGATGGCATAGTTATCCCCAAACACAAACTATTTAACCATTCTACAAAGTGAAAATAACGCACATTCATATCGAAAGATTTCGAGGATTTCAAAATGAAGATTTTGAAGTAGGCTCTTTGTTAACAGCAATTGCAGGGCAAAACGGAACTCAAAAGTCAACATTACTTGGTATTATAACACAAACTTTCACTCTTAAGACAGAAGATTCTATGAGAGTTGAAAAGCCCTTGTGTGGTGGTAGTTATATTTCCGCATTCAAAGATAAGTTTAGGTTATCACCTACTTTTGATAAACCAAAAGGTCATGAATGGACTATTTCCTTTGATGCAGGAATGGATGATTTTACTGTTGAAAGTATCAAACGAACAGGAGATCCTAATGTCCGTTTTTGGAAAAAAGGAGCTAGGCAAGAAGGAGATGGATACATTTCCTTCCCCACAATCTTTTTAAGTCTAAAGCGATTAGTTCCAGTGGCAGAGGAAGCTAAAATCATTACAGATGATACATTATTAACGCAAGAAGAACTAAATGAGTTTAAGCAATTGCATAATAAAATTCTAATAGCACAAACTCCCATTTCTTCCGCAACAACAATCACATCAAAAAACAAGCAATCTATAGGTGTATCCACAGAACTATACGATTGGAATCAAAACTCTATGGGGCAAGATAATTTAGGTAAAATTATCTTGGCGTTATTTTCTTTTAAAAGATTACATGACAAATATCCCCGACAATACAAAGGCGGTATTTTGGCCATTGATGAGATGGATGCAACAATGTATCCCGCATCCCAAGTAGAGTTGTTAAAGGTTTTGCGCAAATATGCATCTAAGTTGAATTTGCAAATTTTATTTACAACTCATTCAATGTCTCTTCTTAAGGCAATGGATGATTTAGTTCAAGAAGTAACTAAAAAAGAAGAAACAGCCAATCAAGCAAAGATCCTTTACCTTAAGAAGGTTGATGATAAGATTGCAATTAAACAGGGCGTGAACTTCAAAGGCATTCAATTGGATTTAAATGTTGTTGCAGAAGGAAATAATCGCAAGAAAAACAGAATTACAGCATATACGGAAGACAAGGAAAATATCTTATTTGTAAAAGCTATTTTAAAGAGCAAGGCTTTTGTGTTGGATTTTGTGGATGTAACATTACCATGTTCAACATTAATGGAACTTGTAACCAAAAGAGTGCCTGCTTTTATATATCCATATTCTATTGTTATATTAGATGGGGATGTTAGAATGAATAAAAATGATCTCAGGAAAATCAACAATGCAGATAACATTTTGATTTTACCGGGAAATAAGTCTCCAGAAAGACTATTGGCCTCTTATTTGTATAATCTATCTGATGTAGACCCATTATGGTCTAAGATTGCAGATGGGTACACAAAACAATTCTGTTTCCGAGAGTATTCCATGGAACAAATAAATGCAGGAGGTGAACTGGGGCGCCAAAATGCAAAAAAATGGTTTAATAGCCAATTAGAATATTGGGGGCGAAACGGTTGTAAAGTCCTTAATCCTTTTTTAAGTTCAATTTCTGAGGAGGCACAAGAGTTTAGAACAAATTTTGACAATATGATTAAACAGTATATCCATGACTAAACTTTCGGTGTCCACAATGAAGTGTGGACACCGAAAGTTTAGTCATGAAATTGCTTGATATAAAATCTAGGTACATTTTATGTACGACAAAAATCTCATTTTTGTGAGAGTAATTCTTTTATATGCTGTTGATTCCTATCATCAATACCCAACAATTTATAAAGTTGAGCATTCACATCTCCATTGTAATCAATGATACCGTTAGCGTCAGTGTAATCCAATAAGTCTGGAACCTTCTTTGCCAAAGAGGTTAAAGATTCATCGGTAAGCAGGAAAGCAAAGCGGATTATCTCGCTGGTGGCATATTTGAAAAAGTTCTTGGCCTCTTGTTCTGTAGCGAATGTTTTCAATGCTACGCGAGAGCGACCAAATGCACTGTGATTATCTACGATGGCAATTTGGTTGCTACGCTTTTGTCCTCCGGCATTGGCACTTGAAACGATGACTTTCCATTTGCTTAAGTGTTCAAGCCCTGTAGTGAGAACCTCTTTGTTTGCAATATACCATCTGGCTCTGCCACTCTTACCTGCTTTGTCATTTGTGAAAAGTTTTATTTCTGATTTTGGGTCAAAATAATCTCCATCGTTATATTCTCTCACTAACATAGGATTCTTTTCTACGAAATCACTTTCAATAGAAAACAGACTACGAGGTAATATGGCATCATGTAAACACCTATATTTTATTATAGCGCAATTCAAAGAATATGAGATTTCACTATCAAGAGGATTCAAAGAAAATAATTCTTCTTTCGGATTATTGGCTTCAATCGTCACTTCCTTACCTTTTTTAGCATAGACATATCTAAATCCATTACTCTTCTTTTGCGTATCTTTCATCACTATTGACAAACCGTCTGCAATACCAACTTCTTTGAAAACATCCATGGAATCAGGGAAAAACTTCAAGAAGCACAAATGCGGGTCATTGATTTGTGTAAGTCCGAACTGTTCAAGTCCTTTTCCGGAACGGTGAATCCATCTTGCTCCGGGATAGATAAGAGAAGTGTATCTACCTAATCGGTCGCTTATTGTTTGAAAGTATTGGAATATACTAACACTAACTTTTTGCCCATTTGCAGTTTCCTTTTGTGCAACAACCTCTTGATATGGCGGATTACCCACTATCGCATTGATTTTCATATTCTTTATTCCTGTTCTATCCGTAATGAATTTATCTACCTGCCTGATGAAATGTTCCGGTTTGTTCTTGATTTGATTGATTAAGTCCTCAAAGTATCGGGTGTTTACCTTTGCTTTGCGGAAGCCGATGAGAGTGCGTTTGGTGATGCTCTTTGCCATCGGAGTTTTGCAGATGACAAAGATGTTTTCGGCGACAACCTTGTCCCATATACGCTGTTCATCCTCAATGCTTGACACCGAAAACAGGGAGTCCTTGAGCCTTGCACGGTAAATGCTGTATGCCATGTAAAGAGGGTATAACCCTGACTTTGAATTTATTTCAAGGATTCGGGAATCGGGGGCAAACACATTGGCAGTTACTTCACCACGGTCAATGAAACGAGGGTCAGACAAGGTGGTCTCATAGTCCTTTTCAAAGAAGTTATATCCACCCAAACAGTCGCCAAGGTGCATATTCACGACACGCCAAGGCGTAAGCACCGTTTCCTTGTCGGGATTGCGGAACGTGCTGAATATATCCGTTATACGTTCGATGCGTTCCTCCACACTAAGTTTGTCTGCAGCACGAGCCATGGCACGGATGCGCTTGCCTGCCGCACAGAATATCTCCGGGTCGTAATATTTCTTGATGCTGTTGAACTTCTGTTTGGTAACACCCTTGGGCATGAACTCTTCCCACGATTGTGGGTCAATGAGTAAAGCGAAGTTATCAATCGTTATATCTTGACTCTCATCGCTCAACTCTGCACCGTAGATAAGCAATGGCATACGGATGGAGATACCCCGAAGAATAGAAATAGCGGCCTCGCGGTTGTTCTTTTTCTTTTTCAGCTCTTCAAGACGCTTCTTCTCTTCTTCCGTCAAAGGTTGCTTGTCCTTACCGCGTTTCTTGGATTTCTTTTCAAGGTCTTCAAGTTCCTCGTATTGCTCATCGGTCAGTCCCTGGTTGTTGATGTCCACCTGATTGGTCTTTGGCATTGCCTTGGTCTGGCCGATAATCTTTTTCAGGTCGTCAAACTCCTGCAATTCCAAGTCGTTGAGTTTCATCAACTCATCATTATACAGACTCTTGTCCTCGAAACCGTTGCGGACAACTCTTTCCACATAAACACGTTTAAGCTGCTCCAACATCTTGGGTACATCGAACTGGCTCATCTTGGAGCCTTCGATGGAGATAATCGGACAGAAGTTCAGGAACTCACCCATAATCTTGCGGTCGTTCCCGCTGGTCTTTCCTGCCTTAGAGGAAATCTTCGCTGTCTCGGCAATAACTTTCAGTGTTCTGTCCGGCGCAAAATCAAACACATAACACTGTTCCTTGACGCGTCCGTTGATGGTGGCAGGCGTCTGCACACGGAAGATGGTCTGCATATAACTTGATGCAGCGGTATTATAAGAGCCGGACAACATGAATACGCCCGTCCACGCCTTGACACTGACACCCGTGGTCAATCGTCCGCAAGACAAGGTAATGGTACGAGTGGCATCAGGGTCTTTGCCGATGGCTTCTTCCACCGCAGCAAGCGCATCCTTACTCTCTTCGTCCTCGTCACCGTCTCCTGCCACATTCACCACCTTGAAATGCTGGAATACAGGATGTGATTGTAGTAAAGCACTCATGGCACGAGCCTCCTTCACACCCGGCAACATCCATAGTGTATGACGGAAGATGTTGCGATATTCCTCGTTGGCAAACGGATAGCAACTGTCCTTGTCCTCCTTGGAGATAAGATTCAAAAATGCCTTCACATCTTTTTCATGGATAAAGTTTCCGGCTTCATTTACCCGGAAAAACTCACGGAAGTTAAAAGCCACATCTTCATCCACGAACTCATGGAGCAACCGTCCGAGGTCGCATGTATAGATGTTCATCGTGGGCAGGGAGGCGTATGGATTCGGATCACCGAAATGGGTCAAATCCCATGAAGCCTTTGCCCGTTGCTCCATCACATAGTCCCAAGTGTAAATCTCGTCCTCCTTGAAGTCATCCAACAGGTTGAACGGAGTGCCGGAAAGTCGCAATATCTTGGTATTTGCTTTTGTCAGTTCCTGCATGACAGCCTTGCCGAGTTCCGTCTGTGTCCCTTCGTGCGCCTCGTCCACGATGATGCAATCCCAAGCGGTGGCAAACACCTCATTGTTCTTGTCGAAGTTGCCGCCCACAAGTTCAGAACCGCGCAAATCCTGCATGGAAGCGAAATAGACATATTGGCATTTACCCTGCTTCGCTCTCGCTTCAAGTGAAGCATGGCTGTCACCATTGTTCTTTGAGCCGTATGCAAAACAGGGACAGTCATAGAATATCTTGCCGAAATCCTCGAACCAGCCGCTATCCACCACAGGGCGATGTGTAAGAATCAAAGTGCGACTGAAATCCATACCCTTCACCACTTGCAATGCCGACAACGTCTTGCCAAAACGCATCTTGGCATTCCAAAGCATCTGATTACCCTTCTTGAATTGTTTCTTGGTCTTTTCAATGGCTTCCCGTTGTTCCGGGCGGAATACAATCGGAGTCTGGGCGTGTGAAACTTCGGCGGAAGAGAGC
This sequence is a window from Bacteroides thetaiotaomicron VPI-5482. Protein-coding genes within it:
- a CDS encoding DNA adenine methylase; this encodes MEFLSPLRYPGGKAKVADFVQCLIKENALLDGTYVEPYVGGGSVALSLLFNEYVSDIHINDKDISIYAFWYSALNNVDALCKMIKDTPLNVETWFKQKEIQSNKENSDLLELGFSTFFLNRTNRSGILKAGVIGGYDQTGNYKIDARFNKEDLIKRIQRIADYADRIHLTNEDAVSLVQRLKNELPYNTLFYLDPPYYVKGKGLYLNYYNDTDHQNIANTISEIANCKWIVSYDNVPFITSLYSKYRQQCFELNYSASNSGKGKEIMVFCDGIVIPKHKLFNHSTK
- a CDS encoding AAA family ATPase, with the translated sequence MKITHIHIERFRGFQNEDFEVGSLLTAIAGQNGTQKSTLLGIITQTFTLKTEDSMRVEKPLCGGSYISAFKDKFRLSPTFDKPKGHEWTISFDAGMDDFTVESIKRTGDPNVRFWKKGARQEGDGYISFPTIFLSLKRLVPVAEEAKIITDDTLLTQEELNEFKQLHNKILIAQTPISSATTITSKNKQSIGVSTELYDWNQNSMGQDNLGKIILALFSFKRLHDKYPRQYKGGILAIDEMDATMYPASQVELLKVLRKYASKLNLQILFTTHSMSLLKAMDDLVQEVTKKEETANQAKILYLKKVDDKIAIKQGVNFKGIQLDLNVVAEGNNRKKNRITAYTEDKENILFVKAILKSKAFVLDFVDVTLPCSTLMELVTKRVPAFIYPYSIVILDGDVRMNKNDLRKINNADNILILPGNKSPERLLASYLYNLSDVDPLWSKIADGYTKQFCFREYSMEQINAGGELGRQNAKKWFNSQLEYWGRNGCKVLNPFLSSISEEAQEFRTNFDNMIKQYIHD
- a CDS encoding Eco57I restriction-modification methylase domain-containing protein, with product MKFTSSLKLKLIYVFRINDAAHRGCLKVGEATCDNDNVFGLAPNSKALNESAKKRINQYTQTAGIAYDLLYTELTIYNSKKSLCSFNDKEVHSVLERSGIRKKIFDTENKANEWFITDLETVKRAIIAVKEGRESLSSAEVSHAQTPIVFRPEQREAIEKTKKQFKKGNQMLWNAKMRFGKTLSALQVVKGMDFSRTLILTHRPVVDSGWFEDFGKIFYDCPCFAYGSKNNGDSHASLEARAKQGKCQYVYFASMQDLRGSELVGGNFDKNNEVFATAWDCIIVDEAHEGTQTELGKAVMQELTKANTKILRLSGTPFNLLDDFKEDEIYTWDYVMEQRAKASWDLTHFGDPNPYASLPTMNIYTCDLGRLLHEFVDEDVAFNFREFFRVNEAGNFIHEKDVKAFLNLISKEDKDSCYPFANEEYRNIFRHTLWMLPGVKEARAMSALLQSHPVFQHFKVVNVAGDGDEDEESKDALAAVEEAIGKDPDATRTITLSCGRLTTGVSVKAWTGVFMLSGSYNTAASSYMQTIFRVQTPATINGRVKEQCYVFDFAPDRTLKVIAETAKISSKAGKTSGNDRKIMGEFLNFCPIISIEGSKMSQFDVPKMLEQLKRVYVERVVRNGFEDKSLYNDELMKLNDLELQEFDDLKKIIGQTKAMPKTNQVDINNQGLTDEQYEELEDLEKKSKKRGKDKQPLTEEEKKRLEELKKKKNNREAAISILRGISIRMPLLIYGAELSDESQDITIDNFALLIDPQSWEEFMPKGVTKQKFNSIKKYYDPEIFCAAGKRIRAMARAADKLSVEERIERITDIFSTFRNPDKETVLTPWRVVNMHLGDCLGGYNFFEKDYETTLSDPRFIDRGEVTANVFAPDSRILEINSKSGLYPLYMAYSIYRARLKDSLFSVSSIEDEQRIWDKVVAENIFVICKTPMAKSITKRTLIGFRKAKVNTRYFEDLINQIKNKPEHFIRQVDKFITDRTGIKNMKINAIVGNPPYQEVVAQKETANGQKVSVSIFQYFQTISDRLGRYTSLIYPGARWIHRSGKGLEQFGLTQINDPHLCFLKFFPDSMDVFKEVGIADGLSIVMKDTQKKSNGFRYVYAKKGKEVTIEANNPKEELFSLNPLDSEISYSLNCAIIKYRCLHDAILPRSLFSIESDFVEKNPMLVREYNDGDYFDPKSEIKLFTNDKAGKSGRARWYIANKEVLTTGLEHLSKWKVIVSSANAGGQKRSNQIAIVDNHSAFGRSRVALKTFATEQEAKNFFKYATSEIIRFAFLLTDESLTSLAKKVPDLLDYTDANGIIDYNGDVNAQLYKLLGIDDRNQQHIKELLSQK